In Castanea sativa cultivar Marrone di Chiusa Pesio chromosome 6, ASM4071231v1, a single window of DNA contains:
- the LOC142641762 gene encoding uroporphyrinogen decarboxylase 1, chloroplastic-like, translating to MGFYSPTIVVCSTSFFIHLASNSSFSTRPFFPPKTKCFSKRFHVACSTSTSPSDPLLVKAARGDPVSRPPAWMMRQAGRYMSVYRKLAERYPSFRERSETTDLIVEISLQPWEAFHPDGVIIFSDILTPLPAFGVPFDIEEVRGPIIQSPIYSEEGLKSLHPIDLEKLHFVGESLRILRREVGGNTAVLGFVGAPWTIATYIVEGCTTRTYTTIKTMCHTAPHVLRALLSHLTQAISDYIVFQVESGAHCIQIFDSWGGQLPPDMWECWSRPYIEEIVSIVKNKCPQTPLVLYINGNGGLLERMKATGVDVIGLDWTVDMEDGRKRLGKEISVQGNVDPACLFSPLPALTEEIQRVVKCAGQRGHILNLGHGVLVGTPEEAVAHFFEVARSLKYDTLYQDQAVNSKLVV from the exons ATGGGTTTCTATTCCCCAACCAT TGTGGTTTGCTCTACAAGCTTCTTCATACACTTGGCTTCGAATTCTAGCTTTTCCACTAGACCTTTCTTTCCTCCTAAAACAAAATGCTTCTCAAAAAGGTTCCACGTGGCGTGCTCTACATCTACTTCTCCTTCtg ATCCTCTTTTGGTTAAAGCTGCGAGAGGAGATCCTGTAAGTCGACCTCCAGCATGGATGATGCGCCAGGCAGGAAGGTATATGTCTGTTTATAGAAAGCTTGCAGAGAGATATCCATCCTTTAGAGAGAGGTCAGAGACAACTGATCTCATTGTAGAAATCTCTTTGCAGCCTTGGGAAGCTTTCCATCCCGATGGAGTTATTATTTTCTCTGACATACTTACCCCTCTACCTGCCTTTGGGGTCCCATTTGACATAGAAGAAGTAAGGGGTCCTATTATCCAGTCACCAATTTATTCTGAAGAGGGACTGAAGTCTCTGCATCCCATTGACTTAGAAAAACTTCATTTTGTGGGGGAATCCCTTAGGATATTGCGCCGGGAG GTTGGTGGGAACACTGCTGTTTTAGGTTTTGTAGGAGCACCTTGGACGATAGCTACATATATAGTGGAAGGGTGTACAACGCGCACATATACAACCATAAAGACCATGTGCCATACTGCACCACATGTATTGAGGGCCCTTCTTTCTCATTTGACACAGGCAATATCAGACTACATTGTATTCCAAGTGGAATCTGGGGCTCATTGCATACAAATTTTCGACTCATGGGGTGGACAACTACCGCCTGATATGTGGGAATGCTGGTCAAGGCCTTATATTGAGGAG ATTGTAAGTATAGTGAAGAACAAATGTCCTCAAACACCACTTGTTCTATACATTAATGGAAATGGTGGCCTTCTTGAGCGTATGAAAGCAACTGGCGTTGATGTGATTGGGCTTGACTGGACAGTGGACATGGAAGATGGAAGGAAACGATTGGGTAAGGAGATCAGTGTACAAGGCAATGTCGACCCTGCTTGCTTATTTTCTCCTCTTCCTGCCCTGACAGAAGAAATTCAAAG gGTTGTGAAGTGTGCAGGTCAAAGGGGACACATTCTTAATTTGGGACATGGTGTTCTTGTTGGGACACCTGAAGAAGCTGTTGCACATTTTTTTGAAGTTGCAAGAAGCTTGAAGTATGATACACTTTATCAAGATCAAGCAGTAAACTCTAAATTGGTAGTTTGA